The Chordicoccus furentiruminis DNA window AAGAGGGCGAGGCGAAGACCCGGTATCTGGAAGGCAAAACCCATGAGGGCGGCTGCGGAAACTGCTGATCTTTTCGCGGAATGAACGGAAATAAAAGCACACGGGCGTATCTGGGCGCACGTGAAATACGGAGGAATGGATAACGATGGATGATGTGCTGAAGAAAGTCCCTGTCAGAGAACAGGATCCGAAGGTCAGGGCCTGCAATTTCGATGAGGTCTGCCTCGGCTATACAGAGGAAGAGGCGGTGGAAGAGGCTTCCCGCTGCCTGAACTGCAAGAAGGCGAAATGCATCACGGGCTGTCCGGTGAATATTCATATCAATGAGTTCATCGCGAAGGTGAAGGAGAAGGATTACGCGGCGGCGTACCAGATCATCTCGAAGTCGAGTTCCCTTCCTGCGGTCTGCGGCCGTGTATGTCCGCAGGAGACGCAGTGCGAGGGACAATGCATCCGCGGCATCAAGGGCGAGGCGGTTTCCATCGGAAAGCTGGAACGTTTCGTAGCGGACTGGGCCCGCGAGAACGGGATCCGTCCGGAGGTCACATCCCCGAAGAACGGTCATAAGGTCGCCGTGGTCGGCGCCGGTCCTGCCGGTCTGACCTGTGCCGGTGATCTCGCGAAGATGGGATACGATGTGACCATCTTCGAGGCACTTCATAAGGCCGGCGGCGTGCTTTCCTACGGCATCCCGGAGTTCCGTCTGCCGAAGGACAAGGTGGTGGCACCTGAAATCGCCAATGTAGAGGGACTCGGCGTCAAGATCAACACCGACACGATTATCGGCCGCTCCGAAACGGTGGACGAGCTTCTCACAAAGGACGGCTTCGAGGCGGTCTTCATCGGCTCCGGCGCCGGACTTCCGATGTTCATGCATATCCCGGGGGAGACGTCCAACGGCGTGTTCTCCGCCAATGAGTTTCTCACCCGGAACAATCTGATGAAAGCGTTCCGCGAGGACTATGACACGCCGATCTACCGTCCGAAGAAAGCGGTTGTGGTCGGCGGCGGAAACGTCGCGATGGACGCGGCGAGAACGGCTCTTCGGCTCGGCGCCGAGGTTCATCTCGTCTACCGCCGTTCCGAGGCCGAGCTTCCGGCCAGAAAGGAAGAGGTCCATCATGCGAAGGAGGAGGGAATTCATTTTGACCTCCTGACCAATCCCGTGGAGATTCTGTCCGACGATAACGACAATGTGCGCGGAATCCGCTGCATCCGGATGGAGCTGGGCGAGCCCGACGCATCCGGAAGAAGACGCCCGGTTCCGATCGAGGGCTCCGAGTTTGAGATGGAATGTGACGCTGTCATCATGTCGCTCGGCACGTCTCCGAACCCGCTGATCTCCTCCACCACAGTGGGTCTTGATGTCAACCGGAAGAAGTGCATCATCGCGGATGAGACAAGCGGAAAGACCTCGAGAGAGGGCGTCTACGCCGGCGGCGACGCTGTCACCGGCGCAGCGACCGTCATCCTGGCGATGGGTGCCGGTAAGGCAGGTGCCCGCGGCATCGATGAATTCATCCGGTCCAAGAACGCCTGACTGACAATTTTCAGCCGATCCGGGGCCGCTGTGCCGTGGTCCGGAGATGAGGCAGGGAGCGGAACCGTTTCCCCGGTTTGCTCCTTCTGCCGTATCTCCGCCCGGTGCGGCGGCCCCTTTTGCCCTGTGCAAGGGCATCCGTGCCCGAAAAGGAGTCTGCTGTGAAAATCCGGATTGTCTGCGTCGGAAAGATACGGGAGCGTTTCTTTCGCGACGCCGTCA harbors:
- the gltA gene encoding NADPH-dependent glutamate synthase, whose product is MDDVLKKVPVREQDPKVRACNFDEVCLGYTEEEAVEEASRCLNCKKAKCITGCPVNIHINEFIAKVKEKDYAAAYQIISKSSSLPAVCGRVCPQETQCEGQCIRGIKGEAVSIGKLERFVADWARENGIRPEVTSPKNGHKVAVVGAGPAGLTCAGDLAKMGYDVTIFEALHKAGGVLSYGIPEFRLPKDKVVAPEIANVEGLGVKINTDTIIGRSETVDELLTKDGFEAVFIGSGAGLPMFMHIPGETSNGVFSANEFLTRNNLMKAFREDYDTPIYRPKKAVVVGGGNVAMDAARTALRLGAEVHLVYRRSEAELPARKEEVHHAKEEGIHFDLLTNPVEILSDDNDNVRGIRCIRMELGEPDASGRRRPVPIEGSEFEMECDAVIMSLGTSPNPLISSTTVGLDVNRKKCIIADETSGKTSREGVYAGGDAVTGAATVILAMGAGKAGARGIDEFIRSKNA